A stretch of DNA from candidate division KSB1 bacterium:
CGATAATGTCCGCAAGTACCTTGATTACAACAATTTACAATATATGATCGATAAGAAACTTGTCCGGGGACTAGATTATTACACAAAGACTGCTTTTGAAATTCAATCGAATCAATTGGGTTCGCAAGATTCGATCGTTGGAGGGGGGCGCTACGATTATCTTGCTGAAGAAATAGGCGGTCAAAGTGTACCTGCAGTTGGATTCGCAGCAGGGATGGATAGATTGTTAACGGTTTTGCAAAAGTTGCAGCTATTTCCAGAATTTGATAATCGGGTTGATCTTTATTTTATTGGCTTGGGTGAAGACGCCTTGAAGTGGGTGTTTAAGAAAGCAAACGAGTTAAGGAGGAATGGCTTAGTTTGTGAATATGATTATCTGAATCGCAGCTTAAAAGCTCAAATGCGCGAAGCCAATAAATTTAACTCTCAATTTGTTTTAATAGTAGGCGACAATGAAATTGCTTCGAAAACAGTAATTCTAAAAGAAATGAATACGGGTGACCAGGAAACAGTTCCCTTTAATTCTTTGGACCAGGTGATTCTGGGGAAGAAAACGATAAAATCCCATCCTTGTCTCCATCAAGATGATTCTTCGAATGATTTCCAAAGCTCAGTTAAAAATATATAAATCCTTAAAGTTAAAAAAATTCCGCTATTCACATAGAAAATTCATAATTGAAGGCATAAATCTTTGTGAAGCTGCACTGAAAAATAATGCGGAAATAGAAATAATATTAATATCAGATAAACATAGATCGAATTCTTCATTTCAATCGATTCAAAAATTAGCCGTTAACAATGCCATTCCCTTTGAGTTTATACCTGATAAAAACGTAGTAGCTTTAAGTGATTCTGTAACGCCACAAGGTATCATTGCAGTTGTCTTAATGAAAACCCATAATTTTGATGAATTGTGGCAGTTGGAAAATCCTGTAATCCTAATGCTGGATGAAATTCAGGACCCGGGTAATTTAGGAGCAATATTGCGAACAGCTTCTTGGTTTGGAGTTCAGGCAATTATTCTAAGTAATAATTGTGTCGAGGTTTACAATAGTAAAGTTTTAAGATCAACAGCTGGTGCATTTTTTCAATTGAGATTTATTTTTAACCAGGTTAGTGTTCAGGAAATTCTCACACAATTGCTGCAAAAGAAATTCAAGATATTAG
This window harbors:
- a CDS encoding RNA methyltransferase, translating into MISKAQLKIYKSLKLKKFRYSHRKFIIEGINLCEAALKNNAEIEIILISDKHRSNSSFQSIQKLAVNNAIPFEFIPDKNVVALSDSVTPQGIIAVVLMKTHNFDELWQLENPVILMLDEIQDPGNLGAILRTASWFGVQAIILSNNCVEVYNSKVLRSTAGAFFQLRFIFNQVSVQEILTQLLQKKFKILVTSPGFSMNYTQVEYHTPLVLAIGNERHGVDEQIINIATYKVSIPKKGQGESLNAAVTAGIMLSEIFRNG